A single window of Salvia splendens isolate huo1 chromosome 8, SspV2, whole genome shotgun sequence DNA harbors:
- the LOC121744461 gene encoding coatomer subunit alpha-1-like isoform X1 translates to METYRNSHPSLLTSQKHKFLFWSQLSLSLSLLHQSLPKICRPLLKLQASIVAVTAPPSPLSSRHRRRRSSCAAPFSQTHEYPWIVSASDDQTIRIWNWQSRSCISVSAGHNHYVTCASFHPKQDLLVSASLDQTVRVWDIGALTASPADGFDAVVKYVLEGHDGGVNWASFHPTLPLIVSGADDCQLKIWRVNGKKQLALCCTHFLLVIDFAINFSGTKAWEVCTLGNVSCVLFHARQEIIV, encoded by the exons atggaaacatACAGAAATTCTCATCCCTCTCTTCTCACTTCACAGAAACACAAATTCCTATTCTGGTcacagctctctctctctctctctctactacACCAGTCTCTTCCCAAAATCTGTCGTCCGTTGCTGAAACTCCAGGCATCCATCGTTGCTGTCACTGCCCCTCCGTCGCCGCTAAGCTCCAGGCACCGTCGCCGGCGTTCTAGTTGTGCAGCGCCGTTCTCACAAACG CATGAGTATCCATGGATAGTAAGTGCAAGTGATGATCAGACAATCAGAATATGGAACTGGCAATCACGTAGTTGCATTTCTGTGTCAGCGGGGCACAACCACTATGTCACGTGTGCTTCATTTCACCCCAAACAAGACTTGCTTGTTTCGGCCTCTTTGGATCAGACTGTTCGTGTTTGGGATATTGGTGCCTTAACAGCATCTCCTGCTGATGGATTTGATGCTGTTGTGAAGTATGTCCTGGAAGGCCACGATGGAGGGGTTAACTGGGCTTCTTTTCATCCAACTCTCCCTCTCATTGTTTCTGGAGCTGATGATTGCCAACTCAAAATCTGGCGCGTCAATGGTAAGAAGCAATTAGCTCTTTGTTGCACACATTTTTTGTTAGTCATAGATTTTGCTATAAATTTTTCAGGCACAAAAGCTTGGGAGGTGTGCACATTGGGAAATGTTTCTTGTGTTCTGTTTCATGCAAGGCAGGAGATCATTGTATGA
- the LOC121744461 gene encoding coatomer subunit alpha-1-like isoform X3, translating to METYRNSHPSLLTSQKHKFLFWSQLSLSLSLLHQSLPKICRPLLKLQASIVAVTAPPSPLSSRHRRRRSSCAAPFSQTHEYPWIVSASDDQTIRIWNWQSRSCISVSAGHNHYVTCASFHPKQDLLVSASLDQTVRVWDIGALTASPADGFDAVVKYVLEGHDGGVNWASFHPTLPLIVSGADDCQLKIWRVNGTKAWEVCTLGNVSCVLFHARQEIIV from the exons atggaaacatACAGAAATTCTCATCCCTCTCTTCTCACTTCACAGAAACACAAATTCCTATTCTGGTcacagctctctctctctctctctctactacACCAGTCTCTTCCCAAAATCTGTCGTCCGTTGCTGAAACTCCAGGCATCCATCGTTGCTGTCACTGCCCCTCCGTCGCCGCTAAGCTCCAGGCACCGTCGCCGGCGTTCTAGTTGTGCAGCGCCGTTCTCACAAACG CATGAGTATCCATGGATAGTAAGTGCAAGTGATGATCAGACAATCAGAATATGGAACTGGCAATCACGTAGTTGCATTTCTGTGTCAGCGGGGCACAACCACTATGTCACGTGTGCTTCATTTCACCCCAAACAAGACTTGCTTGTTTCGGCCTCTTTGGATCAGACTGTTCGTGTTTGGGATATTGGTGCCTTAACAGCATCTCCTGCTGATGGATTTGATGCTGTTGTGAAGTATGTCCTGGAAGGCCACGATGGAGGGGTTAACTGGGCTTCTTTTCATCCAACTCTCCCTCTCATTGTTTCTGGAGCTGATGATTGCCAACTCAAAATCTGGCGCGTCAATG GCACAAAAGCTTGGGAGGTGTGCACATTGGGAAATGTTTCTTGTGTTCTGTTTCATGCAAGGCAGGAGATCATTGTATGA
- the LOC121745931 gene encoding secreted RxLR effector protein 161-like: MEITRDREGGKLWLTQKQYLTKVLQRFGVNDDSKSVSTPLSPHLKLSSQLSPKTEDEREYMAKVPYANAVGSLMYAMVCTRPDISQAVGIVSRYMHDPGKGHWQAVKWILRYIKDTVDIGLLFEQDKSLGHFAVGYCDSDYAGDLDKRRSTTGYLFTLANAPVSWKSTLQSTVALSTTEAEYMAITEAVKEAIWLHGKESGLSCKDETH; the protein is encoded by the exons ATGGAGATTACAAGGGATAGAGAGGGAGGCAAGCTTTGGCTGACACAGAAGCAGTATTTGACCAAAGTACTACAGCGTTTTGGTGTGAATGATGATTCCAAATCTGTAAGTACCCCACTTTCTCCCCATTTGAAACTTAGTTCTCAGTTATCTCCAAAAACAGAAGACGAGCGAGAATATATGGCGAAAGTTCCCTATGCTAACgcagttggaagcttgatgtatgcaatggtgtgtacaagaccagacattTCACAAGCCGTTGGTATTGTAAGTAGATACATGCATGATCCAGGAAAGGGTCATTGGCAAGCTGTGAAATGGATTCTGCGGTATATCAAAGATACTGTAGATATTGGTTTGTTGTTTGAGCAGGATAAATCACTTGGTCATTTTGCagttggatattgtgattccgactatgctggtgatttggataagcGAAGATCTACTACTGGCTATTTGTTCACTTTAGCGAATGCGCCAGTTAGTTGGAAGTCTACCTTGCAGTCAACGGTAGCATTGTCTACGACAGAGGCAGAGTACATGGCCATTACTGAAGCTGTGAAGGAGGCAATTTGGCTTCatgg caaagaatcAGGTCTTTCATGCAAGGACGAAACACATTGA
- the LOC121744461 gene encoding coatomer subunit alpha-1-like isoform X2: METYRNSHPSLLTSQKHKFLFWSQLSLSLSLLHQSLPKICRPLLKLQASIVAVTAPPSPLSSRHRRRRSSCAAPFSQTHEYPWIVSASDDQTIRIWNWQSRSCISVSAGHNHYVTCASFHPKQDLLVSASLDQTVRVWDIGALTASPADGFDAVVKYVLEGHDGGVNWASFHPTLPLIVSGADDCQLKIWRVNVIDFAINFSGTKAWEVCTLGNVSCVLFHARQEIIV, from the exons atggaaacatACAGAAATTCTCATCCCTCTCTTCTCACTTCACAGAAACACAAATTCCTATTCTGGTcacagctctctctctctctctctctactacACCAGTCTCTTCCCAAAATCTGTCGTCCGTTGCTGAAACTCCAGGCATCCATCGTTGCTGTCACTGCCCCTCCGTCGCCGCTAAGCTCCAGGCACCGTCGCCGGCGTTCTAGTTGTGCAGCGCCGTTCTCACAAACG CATGAGTATCCATGGATAGTAAGTGCAAGTGATGATCAGACAATCAGAATATGGAACTGGCAATCACGTAGTTGCATTTCTGTGTCAGCGGGGCACAACCACTATGTCACGTGTGCTTCATTTCACCCCAAACAAGACTTGCTTGTTTCGGCCTCTTTGGATCAGACTGTTCGTGTTTGGGATATTGGTGCCTTAACAGCATCTCCTGCTGATGGATTTGATGCTGTTGTGAAGTATGTCCTGGAAGGCCACGATGGAGGGGTTAACTGGGCTTCTTTTCATCCAACTCTCCCTCTCATTGTTTCTGGAGCTGATGATTGCCAACTCAAAATCTGGCGCGTCAATG TCATAGATTTTGCTATAAATTTTTCAGGCACAAAAGCTTGGGAGGTGTGCACATTGGGAAATGTTTCTTGTGTTCTGTTTCATGCAAGGCAGGAGATCATTGTATGA